The genomic region ACTGTTAGATCCTGCTGATGCTAATGAGCAAACTTGAAAATCATGAAACATTAACTTCTTCCACAAGAGAATGAAATGGATATATAATTAAGAAAATGCATATATGAATTTTAACAGAATCAACCAAAATCAACTTAGAGCACTTGAATAAGACAATAACTAAATACTCAGAAAATAACTTCATTGCACGGCTCGGCTCTGGAGCTTGAGCTCCGAGTCAGAGAGGTCTGGCTTCTCCAACCAGTGTTGGACGACAGCTCGCCCCAGCAGAGTTCAAGAAATCTGTGGCGGTTAAAAAAAACCCTGTTGTGCTACACATGGACGGAAGGAGAATCATAGATGCGATCAAGCCATACTAGTGGAGCTGCGAACTACAAATTTCTCCCAGTATGTGTTTCTCTCTTTGTTTTCTTCTGCTCAACAAGCCAGGCCTTCCCCACTGTTTGTGCCCAGTAGAAGCTAGGCGACAGTGACCCGGCTGAGGTTTCTGCAGCCTGCAACGGGAATTCTGTTCACAGCTGAATAATTGTCATTCCAATCCAATTGCCTCTTTTTTTCCTAACAAAGAAAGAACTCCCAAAGAACATTAACAGCTCTGGCAGCATAAACTTGGTTTTTCTCCTATGCATATTATCACACTTGAACAAGAGATCTTGTTGGAAAAACATTGCAGAGACCATATTGAGACTTTCCTATGGGTTTAGAAAGATGAGAGGCATACCTATGTTTGCACCAAAGCCATCACTCACACCTTCTCCATCTATCAGGTAGATGTAATCCTACTGAAATTAGAAAGGAAGTAAATACACAAGTTTTTTAGACTTTACGATTGTTTTCAAAGAGGAAGGAAGGgcatatatatacacacataccttatcttcctccgaagccaaatCAGCCGCACGTTGTGAATTGTTAGCTTCAGAAACATCTCCCGATACAATTCATTTTCGAACACCTCTGCTGCAATGGCCTTCTCCTCATCTGTCAAGTCCTCCATAGCTTCAAATATGTGGATACACCTATCCATAGACTCCTCTCCACGAGTCTTCTTCTCAAGGAACGCCTCCACAGTCTTATCTGTttggttcttcttgtgctccaaaTAGTCATCCAAAACACTTGCAACTTGACTTTTCTTCCTCTTTTTCCCGCTTCCATGTACTAACGTACCAGAAGGTGGTGACTGAACTTCACAAGCCTCTCGATCCAAAGTTAGTCCAGCAACATTAGTCTCACTGCCCACACTTGGTCCAGCAACATTGATCTCGCTGCCCGCTCGTGGTACATGTAGCACTGGTTCATCAACAGATGCTACATGTAGCACCGGTTCAGTAGAAGTGAAACTCATGTCACCTCTAGCAATGCTCCCTATAAAAAAGTCAAAGTGTTTCTTCAGAAAAACTCATATATGTTTAGTAGAAGTCAGAAAGATATATGACTACCTTCATACAAGGCCTCACAGCTCCTAAACAGAGGAAACCCATTCTTGCGATGCTTCTTTAATTTGGGGAATTTCTGTTGAATACAACATATATTTAGTACGAAGGCATGTTTTGGAATGATACTACTTTATCAAAAGAGAGAGAATAACTTACACGTGCACACTTCTCCCACAAATCTGGTTCAGCTAATATCATCCCCATAGTCTCATTCCATCCTATACCACTCTCTTTCTTTGCGTTGCTTATGGCCTTGTAGCTTgctttcaaatctttctccttgtcTTGAAGTTTTTGCTTTGTGAAATGTGCTGAGGGGAATTTCTCATTGAACTTACAAGTGATGCTTCTCCAACCATCTGAGTTCCAACCATTCTGTCCCTTAAATCTGGTATCAACCTTGTGCTCAGTTAATACTTCAATTAAACCCTTCTCATATAAGAAGTTCCAATTCGCCCTAGATGCTTCATCTGCCATTACTATTTTAAATTACACATAAAAATTAAATTGTGTGCAAGAAGTACTTAAATAAGATACAAATATTAGGTGCATCAAGTACATAAATAACGATACAAGTGCTATCACATCAACTAAACATTGTGTGCAACCCACATCTGCATCGCAATGTCATCCCTTAAAATGTTTCCATCAATAGACTCCGAGCCGGTAGGGTAGTTGACTTCGCCCTCTGGGACATCGACATATTGAGACGATTCAATGTTGCTTGGGAGGTGATCTAGCCACCCTTCCTGGCCATTATGTTGTTTAATTACATTATGAAAGACAGCTGCTGCCGCTGGAATCTTAACCTGAGACTGAATAGGATAGAAAGTTCCGACTTTTAGAATAGGAAACCTCTTCTTCAAGACACCTATAGCCCTCTCTATATGGTTCCGAAGGATTGCGTGGCGATGGTTAAAGAGCTCTTTGTAGTTGGCGTAGGAACGTCGACTCCTAAACTCGCTTAAGTGGTACTGAACTCCTCGATAAGGGGCAATGAATGATGGTGTATTTGCATATCCACCATCGACAAGATAAAACTTTCCTTCTGGCACATGGAATCCTCTGTCAAGTGCTGAACAAAGAACCCCGGCATCTGCTGCGGATCCTTCCCATCCACACGAAATGAAGGTAAAGTTTAGATTAAAATCGCAAGCTACCATAACATTATGGGATAAAGACCCTTTCCTATTTCTGTATGGAGCAGCCTTGTATTCTGAGATAGTGATAGGAATATGAGTACCGTCTATGGCACCAATGCAATTCTGCATGTTAGGAAAGAGACAATTAGAGGCATAAAAACCTAAGAAGGAATTAGAAATTCTTGGGTTTTATGTCTACCTGGAAAAAAGGCATGAAACGGGAGTCGGTTACAATTTTGATGTGAGTCTGTACTGAACTTGGAAGCTTTACAAACCTACTTGTCAAGGCTGGAATTATATCAAAGACTTCATTTATCTTCCTGTGAATGGTTTCACCACTGTGTTGAAACCATTTTTGCATATCTTGATTAGTAGCATTATGCGAGATCATGTACATAAACATGCCAAACTGTTCTTCAACAGTAACACCTCGTGTGTCATGTAGAAGATCCTCAGCTCTAAGAAAAGCTACTATCGCTCTGAAAATATTTGGCTCCATCCTAAACTCAACTTTGCTCCAAATTTCGTGCCCTTCTAGAACTTCCTTAATCTTCATAGCGCCAGTAAGAGAAGAAGTATGGACTGCCCTTTTCTCTTCTTGCATGGCCGCGAGAACAGCAGGGACAATTACTAAGAAGagttcatcatcatcttcttcctGGTCTAAAAGAAATTGTCTAGCATCCTCCTCCCAGGAACTCATTATCTATTATGTATAGAGAGATATAATTATCACGACTAGCTTGGCATTCAGATATATAATTCAAACACAAGAAACGCTAACTGATGACCTCAGCATAGTATGTACGACATATAGTTGGATAAGCAATACTAACTAACACCAGTTTAGTATATACGATAGTAGAAATGAAAATCTAACTTTAGGAGATAGTTAATCAGTTGAATACCTTCAGATTTTGAGAAGATGTCTTAGCTGTTATACCCTGTTCCTTCAGCCTCTGAATCGATAAATGCAGACTACACATAAATAAAAAAACAAGGGCAAGGCCAATAAGAAAATGTATTAAATAAGAAAATCAAATTAACATACACAAGAACAGAAACAAACATAAATTTAACATACACAAGTCTCAGATTCTCAGTACTTGATAGGGGTCAGTGCTAGTGATAAACAAACAAACATACTAATGACATAAGCATGGACATGGATGATAGTACTTGATAGCTGTCATTGGCAAGAATAGGGCTGTTCGACTGCCCAACTTTGGCTGCAGCCGTACAAGCAGTAGCAGCCATAGGAGCTATCATCTGCTTCGGCTGTTAGGCTATAGATGCAG from Zea mays cultivar B73 chromosome 6, Zm-B73-REFERENCE-NAM-5.0, whole genome shotgun sequence harbors:
- the LOC103631237 gene encoding uncharacterized protein, whose product is MSSWEEDARQFLLDQEEDDDELFLVIVPAVLAAMQEEKRAVHTSSLTGAMKIKEVLEGHEIWSKVEFRMEPNIFRAIVSSVDEPVLHVPRAGSEINVAGPSVGSETNVAGLTLDREACEVQSPPSGTLVHGSGKKRKKSQVASVLDDYLEHKKNQTDKTVEAFLEKKTRGEESMDRCIHIFEAMEDLTDEEKAIAAEVFENELYREMFLKLTIHNVRLIWLRRKISFVECLFLLEEVATIVQLKLTKSNLLSRFTKNEFILESKSSIGIEFATSSLQVNGKVIKAQIWDTTGQERYPLICSERARFASVMHCCRFAPYFLVRTTKCGQNVILFLGASFA